A window of the Desulforapulum autotrophicum HRM2 genome harbors these coding sequences:
- the tnpB gene encoding IS66 family insertion sequence element accessory protein TnpB (TnpB, as the term is used for proteins encoded by IS66 family insertion elements, is considered an accessory protein, since TnpC, encoded by a neighboring gene, is a DDE family transposase.): MFLTSSNIRVYLAMGITDMRKSIDGLSILVSERLELDPFSGHLFVFCNRKRNMIKILYWDRNGFCLWHKRLEKHFFKWPTSKEEIMTIEKRELTWLMDGLNIYQKEAHNSLKYSTLY; encoded by the coding sequence ATGTTTTTGACCTCATCCAACATTCGGGTCTACCTGGCCATGGGCATTACCGACATGCGTAAATCCATTGACGGTTTGTCGATCCTGGTAAGTGAACGTCTGGAACTTGACCCCTTTTCCGGCCATCTGTTTGTTTTTTGCAATCGAAAACGCAATATGATTAAAATCCTTTATTGGGACAGGAATGGTTTTTGCCTGTGGCACAAAAGGCTGGAGAAACATTTCTTTAAATGGCCAACTTCCAAAGAGGAGATCATGACCATTGAGAAACGTGAACTCACCTGGTTGATGGATGGCCTCAATATTTATCAGAAAGAGGCCCACAATTCCTTGAAATATTCGACACTTTATTGA